The window TTTGAAGAATTTTGTTCAAAAGCAGAATGACCATATTGGTCATATAGTTTTCTTTTTTTAGAATCACTTAAGATTTCATATGCTTCTTTAATTTCTTTAAATTTTTTTTCTGCTTGCTTATTACCTTGGTTTTTATCGGGATGGTATTTCATAGCAAGTTTTTTATAAGCTCTTTTAATATTTAAAGTATTTGCCGTATTAGATATATTCAATGTTTGATAGTAATCTTTTTTCATATAATTTTCTTCTGTCTAATAATTTAAATACTTAACGGGTGTGAAATTAGAGTATTATTACACCCGTTAGGACATCTTAAAAATAATAAAATTTATAATTTTTTTTATATATTAAAAACATTATAGAATTATTTTTTTGGTTTTTCTTTAATTTCTTCAAATTCAGCATCAGTTACTGTTTCATTATTTTTTTTTGTAGGTTTTTTTTCTGAAGAATTTTGAGTTGTTTGTTCTAAATTATTAAATTTAGAATTTAATTGTAATATTATTTTAATATTTTTTTCTATTTCTTCTTTATTTTCTTTTTGTAAAGTCTCATCTAAAATTTTTAATGCGTTTTCAATTTCAGTTTTGTCTTGATCTGATAATAAATTTTTATATTTTTCTAATTGAGTTTTGGTACTATGAGAAATTTGATCTCCTTGATTTCTAATTTTGATTAATTCTTCAAATTGTAAGTCTTTTTCAGAATTTTCTTGCGCTTCTGTAATCATTTTTTTAATTTCATCTTCGTTTAAACCTGAAGATGCTTTAATTGTAATTTTTTGTTCTTTATTTGTAGCTTTATCTTTAGCTGAGACATGTAAAATTCCATCTGCATCTATATCAAAAGTCACTTCTATTTGTGGTATTCCTCGTGGTGCCGCTTGAATACCATCTAAATTAAATTGTCCTAAAGATTTATTATCTGAAGATCTTTTACGTTCTCCTTGTAACACATGAATAGTAACCGCAGATTGATTATCTTCAGCTGTAGAGAAAATTTGACTATGTTTAGTTGGAATTGTAGTATTTTTTCCAATTAAAGTTGTCATAACTCCTCCCATTGTCTCTATTCCTAATGATAATGGTGTTACATCTAATAATAAAACATCTTTAACATCTCCAGATAATACACCTCCTTGTACTGCTGCTCCTACTGCCACTGCTTCATCAGGATTTACATCTTTACGTGGATCTTTTCCAAAAAATTCTGCAACTTTTTTTTGGACTAAAGGCATACGAGTTTGACCACCAACTAAAATAATATCTTGAATATCAGAAATCTTTAATTTAGCATCTTTTAATGCTTTTTTTAAAGGTTTCATAGATCTAATTACTAGATCTTCTACTAAAGATTCTAACTTAGATCTTGTAACTTTAATATTTAAATGTTTCGGACCTTGAGAATTTGCTGTAATATAAGGTAAATTTACATCAGTTTGTTGAGCAGAAGAAAGTTCAATTTTAGCTTTTTCTGAAGCTTCTTTTAATCTTTGCATTGCTAAAGAATCATTTCTTAAATCAATACCTTGTTCTTTTTGGAATTCTTCAACTAAAAAATTAATTAATCGATTATCGAAATCTTCACCACCTAAATGTGTATCTCCATTAGTTGCTAAAACTTCAAATGTTTTTTCTTTATCTACATCATCAATTTCAATAATTGAAATATCAAAAGTTCCACCACCTAAATCATAGACAGCAATTATACGATTTCCTTTACCTTTATCTAATCCATATGCTAATGCAGCAGCTGTAGGTTCATTAATAATTCTTTTTACTGTTAATCCTGCTATTCTTCCGGCATCTTTTGTAGCTTGACGTTGTGCATCATTAAAATATGCTGGAACGGTTATAACTGCTTCTGATACTTTTTCTCCTAAATAATCTTCTGCAGTTTTTTTCATTTTTTTTAAAACTTCAGCAGAAATTTGTGGTGGAGCTATATTTTCATTATTAACTTTTATCCATGCATCTCCATTTTCTGATTGTGAAATTTCATAAGGCATTATTTTTATATCTCTTTGTACTTCTTCATCTTGAAATTTTCTACCAATTAATCTTTTAATAGCAAATAGAGTATTTTTGGGATTTGTTATAGCTTGTCTTTTAGCGGGTTGACCTACTAAAATTTCATTTTCACGAGTATAAGCAATTACTGAAGGAGTAGTTCTTTCTCCTTCTGAATTTTCTAATACGCGTGCTGAATTACCATCCATAATAGCAATACAAGAATTTGTAGTTCCTAGATCTATTCCAATAATTTTACTCATGATATGTTATCCTAATAATAAATCAGATTAATATATAAACATTATATGTTTATTAACTTTTAAAATTTTTATTTTTTAAAAGGAATACTATTTTAATGGGGTCATTTTATGTAGCATCAAGGGTAAAATAAAAATATAATTTTTTTAAAAAAAATGTTATAAAGTTTAAATATTTTTTTAATATTTTTAGAAATATTTTAGTTTTTTTGTAATATATTAAATATAATATAATTTTAAAATAAATATTTTAATAGATATTTAAAATTATAAAATGAATAAAATTTTATTAGAATAGGTTTCTTTATGGAAAATTATAATTTTTTATATTTTGTATTATTTAGTATTAGTTTAGGTATTTTAATTTTGTTATTAAGTTTTTTTTTAGGCGTAAAATCTATTTCTAGATATAAGAATTTTCCTTTTGAATCTGGTATGCCATCTTTGTATACTGCTAGATTTCAAATTTCTATTGAATTTTATATAATAGCAATTTTATTTGTGATTTTTGATACAGATATTTTATATTTATATACGTGGGCTATTAGTATTAAAGAATGTGGTTGGATAGGATTTTTAGAGGCAAGTTTTTTTATTATATTTTTATTAATAACTTTATTGTATTTAATACGGATTAAAATTATTTAAGCAAATTATTTTAGTATTTGAAAATTTTTAATAATTTTAATTTAGGTATTTTTTATAATATTTTAAAATGAGTATTTTATGAAATATACATTAACATCAGCTATATATAAAAATAATGCAAGAATAAAAAAAAAAAAAAATACACTAAATCCATTTAAAGAATTTATAAAAAAAAATTATTTTTTTGGAAAATTATCACAGTATTTACATAATTTAATTAATTGGGGGCGTAGAAATTCTTTATGGCCTTATAATTTTGGGTTATCTTGTTGTTATGTTGAAATGGTCAGCGCTTTTACTTCAGTACATGATATTTCACGTTTTGGATCAGAAGTATTACGTACTTCTCCTCGTCAGGCTGATTTTATTGTGATAGCAGGAACGCCATTTTTGAAAATGGTGCCTATAATACAACGTATTTATGATCAAATGTTAGAGCCTAAATGGGTAATTTCAATGGGTTCTTGTGCAAATTCAGGTGGTATGTATGATGTATATTCTGTTGTTCAAGGTGTTAATAAATTCTTACCAGTAGATGTTTATATTCCTGGTTGTCCACCTAGACCAGAAGCGTATATACAAGCTTTTATTTTATTACAAAATTTGATTAAATTTGAAAAAAGACCTTTATCCTGGATTGTAGGAGATCAAAATGTTTATCAGGCTAATATGAAATCAGAAAAGTTTAAAAGAAGAAAAAAACGTATTTTAATGAAAAATATTTAAAAAAAAATATTTTTTATTAAGAAATATTTTTAATTATAAATTTTAAGAATATATTTATTAAAGATAGTGTTATGTAAAATTTTTAGAAAATATGAAAAATATAACATGTTAATTTTTTAGTAAATTTTTAAATTTTAGAAAATTAGTGAGAATCAGTTAAAAATGTTAGAATATTTTAAAAAACCTATTATAAAGAAATTATTTCAAAGATTTGGAAAATCTTTTTTTTTCATACAAGAGACTCTTTTAGATTTTCCAGTATTATGGATTTCAAAAGACAATTTAATTCAAGTTTTAAAATTTCTTTATTTTAATCAACCTAATTCTTATAATTTTTTATTTGATTTGCATGGTGTAGATGAACGTTTACGTAAAAATAGAAAATTTTTACCGAAAGCTGATTTTTCTTTATTTTATCATATTATTTCTTTTATAGATAATAGTGATATTATGTTAAAAATTGCATTATTTGAAAAAAATTTAATAGTTCCTACAATTACTTCTATTTTTTCTAATGCAAATTGGTATGAATGTGAGATTTGGGAAATGTTTGGAATAAGATTTTGTGGTCATCCAAATTTACGTCGTATTATTATGCCTAGTTATTGGAAAGGTTTTCCTATGCGTAAAGATTATCCATGTCGTGCTACAGAAAATCAAAATTTTTTTTTAGATTCAGAATTTGAAAAAAAATCTATGGAATCTTTAAATTTTAAACCTGAATCATGGGGTTTAAAAAACATAAATACTGGATTTGAATATATGTTTTTAAATTTAGGTCCTAATCATCCTTCTTCTCATGGAGCTTTTCGAATTTTATTATTACTAGATGGAGAAAAAATTGTTAATTGTATGCCAGATATTGGGTATCATCATCGGGGAGCTGAAAAAATTGCAGAACGTCAAACTTGGCATAATTATATTCCTTATACGGATCGTATTGAATACTTAGGGGGATGTGTTAATGAAATGCCTTATATTTTAGCAGTCGAAAAATTAGCAAATATTATAGTTCCTAAAAAAGTTGAAATTATTCGTATTATGTTATCGGAATTATTTCGGATTAATAGTCATTTATTGTTTATTTCTACATTTATTCAAGATGTAGGAAGTATGAGTACAGTTTTTTTAGCATTTACTGATAGACAAAAAATTTATGATATTATAGAAATGATTACAGGTGCACGAATGCATCCTGCATGGTTTCGTATTGGGGGTGTAGCAAAAGATTTACCTAAAAAATGGCATCTAAAGCTTAAAAAATTTTTAGAGTGGATTCCTAAAAGATTAAAATTTTATACAAATATAGCGTTAAAAAATAGTATTTTAATTTCTAGATCTAAAGGAGTTGCTAGTTATATTGCAAAGGAAGCAATAGAATGGGGTATTACTGGAGCTGGTTTAAGGGCTACTGGTATAAATTTTGATGTTAGAAAATCACGTCCTTATTCTGGATATCAAAATTTTGAATTTGAAATTCCTATTGGATCAGGGATCAGTGATGCATATACTAGAGTTACTTTAAAAATGGAAGAAATATATCAAAGTTTACGAATTTTGCAGCAATGTTTAGAAAATATGCCTTCTGGACCATTTAAAGCTGATCATCCTTTAACTACACCTCAAGAAAAAAAAGAATCTTTATATAATATAGAAACTTTAATTACTCATTTTGTATCTATGTCATGGGGTATTGTTTTAAATCCAAATGAGAGTTTTCAAATGGTAGAATCTACAAAAGGTATAAATAGTTATTATTTAATTAGTGATGGGGATATTTTTAGTTATAGAACTAGAATACGGACTCCTAGTTTTCCTCATTTACAGCAAATTCCATCAGTTATTCAAGGTTTTTTAATTTCTGATTTAATTGTTTATTTAGGTAGTATTGATTTTGTGATGTCAGATGTAGATCGTTAAATGTATGTAAAATTTGAAGGTATAGGAAAATTTTATGTGTAAATTAAATACAAAAGAATTATCTCAAATAAATGAAATTAAAAAACATTATAAATACCCTCAAGCCTCTTTAATTGAAGTATTAAAAATTGTGCAAGAAAATAGAGGTTGGATTTCTGATTTTATGGTTAAAGAAATAGCGTATATTTTAGATATTTCTAGTTGTGAAGTAGATAGTGTAGCTACTTTTTATAGTCAAATTTTTAGAAAACCAGTAGGAAGAAATATTGTACGATATTGTGATAGTGTTGTATGTTTTTTAAATGGATATTTAAGTATTAAAAAAGCTTTGAAAAAAACTTTAAAAATTTCTCTTGGGCAAACAACAAAAGATTTTAGATATACATTATTACCGACTTGTTGTTTAGGAGCATGTGATCAAGGTCCAGTTTTAATGATTAATAAAGATTTAATTTGTCATGTTAAAGTAGCAATGATTCCTAAAATTTTGGATATTTATAAATGAAAAATATTAAATTAAACCCTGAAACTCATCCATTAACTTGGCGTTTAAATTCTGTTATTTCTCCAATTTGGATTCATGAATATATAAAAAAAAAAGGATATCAAGCAGTTTTAAAAACTTTAAAGAATTTTGAACCAAATGAAATTATTCAATTAGTAATTCAATCAGGCTTAAAAGGTAGAGGGGGAGCTGGATTTCCTACAGGAGTAAAATGGAATTTAATGTCAAATAATAAATTAAAAAAATCTCGTTATTTAATTTGTAATGCTGATGAAATGGAACCAGGAACTTATAAAGATCGTTTTTTATTAGAAAATTTACCTCATCAATTAATAGAGGGGATGATTATTGCTGCTTTTGCGCTAAATGTAAAGTATGGATATATATTTTTAAGAGGAGATTATTATACTGCTGAAAAAAATTTAAATAGAGCATTAAGTGAGGCTAAAAATAGCGGATATTTAGGAGATTATATTTGTAAAAGTAATTTTAGTTTTCATTTGTTTTTACATACAGGTGCTGGACGATATATTTGTGGTGAAGAAACTGCTTTAATTAATTCTTTAGAAGGAAAACGAGCTAATCCTAGATATAAACCTCCTTTTCCGGCTATATCAGGTTTATGGGGTAAACCTACATGTATAAATAATGTTGAAACTTTATCTAATATACCATCGATTATTTTGTATGGAAATACTTGGTATCATAGTTTGTCTCAGAGTGTAGATACAGGTACAAAATTGTTAGGATTTTCTGGATTAGTAAAAAAAGCAGGTTTATGGGAATTACCTTTAGGGATTACAGCTAGAGAAATTTTTGAAAAATATTCTGGTGGCATGAGATCTGGTTATATTTTAAAAGCTTGGCAACCAGGAGGCGCGGGAACTAGTTTTTTAATAAATAAACATTTAGATGTTAAGATGGATTTTATAAGTTTACAGGAAATTGGTAGTAGATTAGGTACAGGATTATCTATGGCCATAGATACTTCAGTAAATATGATATCATTATTAATAAATTTAGAAACGTTTTTTGCTCGTGAATCTTGTGGTTTTTGTACTCCTTGTCGAGATGGATTACCTTGGGTGGTAAAAATTTTAAAAAAGTTAGAAAGAAAACATGGATCTTTAGATGATATAAAATTATTAGAAGAAATTTCTGAAAATTTAGGTCCCGGAAAAACTTTTTGTGCTCATGCGCCAGGAGCTGTTTCTCCTTTAAAGAGTGCAATAAAATATTTTCGTACTGAGTTTGAAGCTGGTACAATTTTGTTTCCAAAATATTTTCAAAATATTTTAGTATAGTTTAGGTTTTTAATTTATAAATTTAAAATTTAATAAATATTTTTTTAAAAAATTATTTTTTTTAAAAAAAATAAAAAATTTATTTAGAGAAATTTTGGAGAATAGATAATTTATGTTTTCAATTTATATTGATGGAAAAAAATTTTCTATCGAATATCAACAAAATTTATTAGAAGTTTTTTTATCTCTTGGTTTTAATATTCCATATTTTTGTTGGCATCCTTGTTTAGGGAGTATTGGATCTTGCAGGCAATGTGCAATAAAATTATATCGAAATAAGGAAGATAATATTGGAACAGTAGTTATGTCTTGTATGATATCTGTTTATCCTGAAATGAAAGTTTCAATTTTAGATCCTGAAGTTACAAAATTTAGGAAAAGTATAATTGAATTTATGATGTTGAATCATCCTCATGATTGTTTAATATGTTCTGAAGGAGGTAAATGTCATTTGCAAGATATGACAATCTTAAATAAACATTATAAAAGACGTTATCATTTTAAAAAACGTACTTTTTCTAATCAATTTTTAGGTTTTTTTATTAAACAAGAAATGAATCGTTGTATTACATGTTATAGATGTGTGAGATATTATAAAGATTATGCAGGGGGTAAAGATTTTGGAGTATATGGGGTTAGTAATAATATATTTTTTGGACGTTTAGAAGATGGATGTTTAGAAAGTGAATTTTCAGGAAATTTAATTGATATATGCCCTACTGGAGTATTTACAGAAAAAGAAAATAAAAAAAAATATTCTCGAAAATGGGATATTAAATATACTCCGAGTATTTGTCAACATTGTAGTATTGGATGTAATATTAGTATAGGGATTCAATATAAAAAAATGTGTAGTATTGAAAATCGTTTTAATTTTGATATTAATCAACATTTTTTATGTGATTTGGGGCGTTTTGGGTATAGTTATTTAAATAATCAAAAATTTTCAAAATTACCTATATTATTTTCAAATAAGGAAAAAAAAAGAATATTATATGAAGATGCGATAAAATTAATTTTACAATGGAAAAAAAAAAATTTATATAATATTGCCGGGATAGGGTCATCAAGAGCTAGCTTAGAAAGTAATTTTGCTTTATATAATTTAGTAGGAAAAAAAAATTTTTCTTCTGGAATGCCTAAAAAACTACAAAATTGTATTTCTTTGATTACAAAAATTTTAAAAAATAGTGATATTACTATTCCTACTATTTCAGAAATTGAAACATATGATGTTATTTTAATTTTAGGAGAAGATTTAACACAAACAGCTTCTCGTGCAGCTTTAGCTGTTCGTCAAGCTATAAAAAATGTTTTTTTAAGAAAAAAAAATATTAATAATATTGAATCATGGAATTCAGAAGCACTTAAAACTATTTTTCAAAATAAAAAAAATTTTTTATTTATTACAAATACTGATATTACTAAATTAGATGATATTAGTCAATATAGTTATTATGCCCCAGTACATGAACAAGTAAAATTTGGTTGTTTAATTTTAGAGTGTTTACAAGAATTATATTTAAAAAAATCTTTAAATATAAAAAAATATCCTTCAAAAGTAATTGAAATTTCTAAAACTTTAATTCTAGCAAAAAAACCTTTATTAATTTCTGGTTCTAGTAATTTAAATATTTCTTTAATAAAAATCACTTATAATATAGCTCTTTTTTTAAAGAAGAAAAAATTTTTAGTGGGTTTAGCTTTATTTGTATCTTCTGTAAATAGTATTGGGGTTTCTATATTTAATGGAATACCTTTAGAAAGTATTTTTAAAAGAATATTAAAAAGAAAAATTAATTTTTTGATTATTTTAGAGAATGATCTTTCTAGATTTTTTACATCAAAAAAAATAGTTAAAATAATGCAGTTTGTTAAAAATATAATTATTTTTGATCATCAGAAAAATAAAATAACTAAAAATTCTAATATTTTTTTTCCTTGTGCAAATTTTTCTGAAAGTACAGGAACTGTAATAAATTATGAAGCTAGAGCTCAAAGATTTTTTAAAGTTTATAATTATAACATTCATAAGAAAAAAAAAATTCTTTTAGAAAGTTGGAAGTGGATACAAGCTATTAAGAAAGAAGAAACTCAGATTATTACAATTAAGAATTATAAATTAGATCAATTGTTATCAAAATGTATAAATATTTTTCCTGAATTATATTTTTTAAAAAAAGCCTCTCCAAGTTCTTCATATCGTATTTTTCATCAAAAAATTTTACGTTCAACAAAACGTGTTAGTGGATTAACTTCTTCTTTAAATATAAATTCTTCAAAATATTTAAATTCTCAAGATTTAGATTCTATGTTTACTTTTTCGACCGAAGGATCAAATCAAACTGGAGAAGATTTTTCGCATATTCCTTTTTCGTGGGAACCTCGTTGGAATTCTTTACAATCTTTTTATAAATCTAAAGCATATTCTTTAAAAAAAAAACTAAAAAATAAAAATGGAAGTTTGTTATTTTCTCATATGAAAAAAGATTTTAATTTTATGTTACCATTTTTTTCAAAAATTTCTTCGTCTTCTCAAATTTCTAAAAAATTTATAATAATACCTTATTATAAATTGTTAGGAAGTGAAGAAATAAGTCAAAATTCTTTTGAAATTAAATGTATTAATATGAAGAGTTATATAGTTTTAAATTTTTTAGACAGTTTATTATTAGAATTAAAAAAAAATGATTGGATAGAATTTACAATCTTATCTAAAAAATTTAAATTTCCTATTTTATTATCAAAAAAAATTAATTCTGGGTATATTGGATTTCCTATTGGTATTTTAAATTTACCAATTTCTTTTATTGGACGGAGAATTTCAAATTTTAAAAAGGTGATAAAGAAATGATTTTCTTTAGTATATTAACAAATTTTCTGTATAAATTTTTTATAATTTTTATAGTTTTGATATGTATAATTTTTTGTGCTTCGATGTTAAGTATTGTTGAAAGAAAATTTTTAGCTTATTTTCAAAATCGTATTGGTCCGAATCGAGTTGGATGGAACGGATGGCTTCAATTATTAGCAGATGGTATAAAAATTTTATTTAAAGAAGATTGGATTCCTCCCTTTAGTGATCAGTATATTTTTTGTATTGCTCCTTTAATTTCTTTTTTGACATTGTTATTTGTATTATTTACTATTCCAATAAAAAAAAATTTTTTTATTGTAGATTTAAATATTGGTATATTATTTTTTTTTATGATGACTTCAATTTCTGTTTATGGAATTTTATTAGCAGGTTGGTCTAGTCAAAATAAATATTCTTTATTAGGTGCAATTCGAGCTTCTGCTCAAATGTTAAGTTATGAAATTTTTTTAGGTTTATCTACAATGGGAGTAATTGCTCAATCTGGTTCATTTAATTTAATAAAAATTATTAATAGTCAAAAAATAATATGGAATGTTATACCTCAATTTTTTGGCTTTATCACTTTCTTTATTGCAATTTTAGCAATTTGTCATCGACATCCTTTTGATCAACCAGAATCAGAACAAGAATTGTCTGATGGATATCATATTGAATATTCAGGAATGAAATTTGGAATGTTTTTTATTGGTGAATATATTTCAATGATTACTGGTGCTTCTATGATTACAATTTTATTTTTTGGCGGTGGAAATGGTCCTATTTTTCCTGAATATGTTTGGTTTATTTTAAAAACTTTTTTTTGTATATTATTTTTTATTTTATGTCGAGCTTCTTTACCTCGCCCTAAATACATTCATGTTATGAAATTTAGTTGGAGAATATGTTTACCATTAACATTATTAAATTTATTTTTTACTGCTTTTTTTATTTTATATTTTAAAAAATAATTAAGGAAATTTATGTTTATTAAAATTTTTTTTTTACAAATATATAGTCAGATTCGTAGTTTATATTTAATATTTTGTAATATTTTTCAAGCTTCTGAAACTCGATTATATCCAGAAGAATCTTTAAAATTATCTTCAAGATATAGAGGTAGAATTGTATTAACTCGAACTAAAACTGGAGAAGAACGTTGTGTAGCATGTGGTTTATGTGCCGCTGTATGTCCTGTTTCTTGTATTTCATTACAGAAAACTGAAGATAAGACTGGTCGCTGGCGTTCTGAATTTTTTCGTATTAATTTTTCTAGATGTATTTTCTGTGGTTTATGTGAGGAAGCTTGTCCTACTTTAGCAATTCAATTAATTCCAGATGTAGAATTAGGTGATTATGAATATAAAAATTTAATATATGAAAAAAAAGATCTTTTAATTTCTGGAACTGGAAAATATGACGATTATGATTATTATAGCTTTTCAGGAGTTACTTTAAAAAAAACAAAAATTAAAAAATTTTTTCATAAAAAAAAAAATGTAGATATAAAATCTTTATTACCATAATTAAATATGAGGATTTTTTTATGAATTTTTTATTTTATTTTTTAACTTTTTTTTCTATTTTTTTTACAGTATTAGTATTATACGTTCGTCATCCAATGTATATGTTATTATTTTTTATTTTATCTTTATTTTCTATTTCTGGAATATTTTTTTTAATTGGGGATTTTTTTGTTGGAGCAATAGAAATTATTATTTATGCTGGAGCTATTATGGTTCTTTTTTTATTTATTTTAATGTTAATTAATATAAAAAAAGAAAGTAAAAAAAAAATTTTCAAAAGAAAAAAAATTTTATATTATATAATTTTAATTATTTTTTTAGTGTGTTTTTTTTGTTATAACATATTTTTTTTATTAAATTATTGGAATATAAAATTTTTTTATAAAACTTTTTCTTTAAAAAGTATTGGTATTTATTTATTTCGTAAACATCTTTATATAGTAGAATTATCTTCGTTAATTCTTTTTACAGCAACAATTTTAGTATGTTTTTTTATCACAATATATAAAAAAAATTTATTAATTTCTAAACAGGATAAATAAAACAAATGATTTCATTATATAATAGTATTTTTTTTTCCTTAATATTATTTTTCTTAGGATTTATCTCTTTAATTATACGAAGAAATTTTTTTTTTATGTTAATTAGTTTAGAGATTATGACTAATTCTATTGCATTTTTATGGGTGATAGTAGGAAAATATTGGGGAAATATTGAAGGTCAAATTATGTATATAGTAATTGTTACTATAGCAGCTTCTGAAGCTAGTGTAGCTTTAATGATAATGTTGAATATTTATCAAAAATATAAAACATTGAATATTAATAAATTAAGTGAGAATAATAAATGATATTTGTGCCTTTAGCTGTTTTGTTTCCTTTTATAAGTTTTTTATGTTTAATTTTTAATCAAAATTTTTATTCAAAAAAAAATGTTTGTATAATTGGAGTATTTTTTGTTTTTTTGTCATTTTTATGTTCCTTAAAAATTATTTTTTTTTTATATTTTAATCCTCATATAATAAAAATTCCATTATGGACGTGGTTAAAATATAAGCAATTTAGTATCAATTTTAATTTTGTTTTAGATCGGAAAGTTTCATTATTAATTAGCATGGTGACATTAGTTGGATTTTTAGTAAATATTTTTTCGATTTGGTATATTCGTAAAAAAGATAATATTTCGAAATATTTTGCATATACAAATTTGTTTATTACTTGTATTGAAATTTTAATTTTATCTGATAATTTATTATTAATGTATTTTAGTTGGGAAGCTGCTGGATTTTGTTCATATTGTTTAATAGGATTTTATTCTGATAATATTAAAAATGGATATTCTGCATTAAAAGCTTATTTATTAACACGTTTTTCCGATTTTTTTTTATTGATAGCTATATTTTTAATTTTTTATAAATTTCATAATTTAAATTTTTTAGTATTAAAAAATATTTTTTTGAAAAATAATTTTATTTTTAAAAATTCTTTTTACAATAATAGTATTGCTTTATTTTTATTATTAGGAGCAATTGGTAAATCAGCTCAAATTCCATTCCATGTTTGGTTATTAGATGCAATGGTTGGTCCTACACCAGTATCTGCTTTGATACATGCAGCTACTATGGTGACAGTAGGAATTTATTTAATTATGAAAACTTTTTATTTTTTCATAATTTCTCCTTATATTTTAAATTTTATGACTTGTATTGGTATTATTACTTTATTATTTTCTAGTTTTACTGCAATTTTCCAAAACAGTTTAAAAAAAATTTTAGCATATTCTACTATTAGTCAATTAGGTTATATTTTTGTAGCATTAGGTCTTAAAAATATTCAAGTTGCTTTTTTACATTTATTTTTTCATTCTTTTTTTAAATCTTTATTATTTCTTTCTGCTGGTTCTATAATAAAATTAATGAATTATGAACAAAATATTTTTAAAATGAGAATTTCAT of the Buchnera aphidicola (Nippolachnus piri) genome contains:
- the nuoH gene encoding NADH-quinone oxidoreductase subunit NuoH, whose protein sequence is MIFFSILTNFLYKFFIIFIVLICIIFCASMLSIVERKFLAYFQNRIGPNRVGWNGWLQLLADGIKILFKEDWIPPFSDQYIFCIAPLISFLTLLFVLFTIPIKKNFFIVDLNIGILFFFMMTSISVYGILLAGWSSQNKYSLLGAIRASAQMLSYEIFLGLSTMGVIAQSGSFNLIKIINSQKIIWNVIPQFFGFITFFIAILAICHRHPFDQPESEQELSDGYHIEYSGMKFGMFFIGEYISMITGASMITILFFGGGNGPIFPEYVWFILKTFFCILFFILCRASLPRPKYIHVMKFSWRICLPLTLLNLFFTAFFILYFKK
- a CDS encoding NADH-quinone oxidoreductase subunit J family protein yields the protein MNFLFYFLTFFSIFFTVLVLYVRHPMYMLLFFILSLFSISGIFFLIGDFFVGAIEIIIYAGAIMVLFLFILMLINIKKESKKKIFKRKKILYYIILIIFLVCFFCYNIFFLLNYWNIKFFYKTFSLKSIGIYLFRKHLYIVELSSLILFTATILVCFFITIYKKNLLISKQDK
- the nuoF gene encoding NADH-quinone oxidoreductase subunit NuoF; amino-acid sequence: MKNIKLNPETHPLTWRLNSVISPIWIHEYIKKKGYQAVLKTLKNFEPNEIIQLVIQSGLKGRGGAGFPTGVKWNLMSNNKLKKSRYLICNADEMEPGTYKDRFLLENLPHQLIEGMIIAAFALNVKYGYIFLRGDYYTAEKNLNRALSEAKNSGYLGDYICKSNFSFHLFLHTGAGRYICGEETALINSLEGKRANPRYKPPFPAISGLWGKPTCINNVETLSNIPSIILYGNTWYHSLSQSVDTGTKLLGFSGLVKKAGLWELPLGITAREIFEKYSGGMRSGYILKAWQPGGAGTSFLINKHLDVKMDFISLQEIGSRLGTGLSMAIDTSVNMISLLINLETFFARESCGFCTPCRDGLPWVVKILKKLERKHGSLDDIKLLEEISENLGPGKTFCAHAPGAVSPLKSAIKYFRTEFEAGTILFPKYFQNILV
- the nuoI gene encoding NADH-quinone oxidoreductase subunit NuoI, with amino-acid sequence MFIKIFFLQIYSQIRSLYLIFCNIFQASETRLYPEESLKLSSRYRGRIVLTRTKTGEERCVACGLCAAVCPVSCISLQKTEDKTGRWRSEFFRINFSRCIFCGLCEEACPTLAIQLIPDVELGDYEYKNLIYEKKDLLISGTGKYDDYDYYSFSGVTLKKTKIKKFFHKKKNVDIKSLLP
- the nuoG gene encoding NADH-quinone oxidoreductase subunit NuoG; protein product: MFSIYIDGKKFSIEYQQNLLEVFLSLGFNIPYFCWHPCLGSIGSCRQCAIKLYRNKEDNIGTVVMSCMISVYPEMKVSILDPEVTKFRKSIIEFMMLNHPHDCLICSEGGKCHLQDMTILNKHYKRRYHFKKRTFSNQFLGFFIKQEMNRCITCYRCVRYYKDYAGGKDFGVYGVSNNIFFGRLEDGCLESEFSGNLIDICPTGVFTEKENKKKYSRKWDIKYTPSICQHCSIGCNISIGIQYKKMCSIENRFNFDINQHFLCDLGRFGYSYLNNQKFSKLPILFSNKEKKRILYEDAIKLILQWKKKNLYNIAGIGSSRASLESNFALYNLVGKKNFSSGMPKKLQNCISLITKILKNSDITIPTISEIETYDVILILGEDLTQTASRAALAVRQAIKNVFLRKKNINNIESWNSEALKTIFQNKKNFLFITNTDITKLDDISQYSYYAPVHEQVKFGCLILECLQELYLKKSLNIKKYPSKVIEISKTLILAKKPLLISGSSNLNISLIKITYNIALFLKKKKFLVGLALFVSSVNSIGVSIFNGIPLESIFKRILKRKINFLIILENDLSRFFTSKKIVKIMQFVKNIIIFDHQKNKITKNSNIFFPCANFSESTGTVINYEARAQRFFKVYNYNIHKKKKILLESWKWIQAIKKEETQIITIKNYKLDQLLSKCINIFPELYFLKKASPSSSYRIFHQKILRSTKRVSGLTSSLNINSSKYLNSQDLDSMFTFSTEGSNQTGEDFSHIPFSWEPRWNSLQSFYKSKAYSLKKKLKNKNGSLLFSHMKKDFNFMLPFFSKISSSSQISKKFIIIPYYKLLGSEEISQNSFEIKCINMKSYIVLNFLDSLLLELKKNDWIEFTILSKKFKFPILLSKKINSGYIGFPIGILNLPISFIGRRISNFKKVIKK